From the genome of Hymenobacter gelipurpurascens:
TCCACAAAAAAACTCCTTTGGCGAAGGAGTTTTTGCGCTATTCAGTAGGTACTTACTTAGTGGCGCTACTCTATCCGGAACCAATCGAAGTCGGCGGCGCCGGCGTCGTTGGTTTGGCTGGCGCGGGTGCAGAACAGGCCCACTTTGGCTCCAATCCACTTGCCTTCCCGGGCCGTGAATTCAGGACCTAACGGTTGAAATTTTTCTCCATCCAGACTGTAGCTGAACTGGCAATTCGCCCCGGGCAGCACCTGCACACGCAAATACACCGGCTGCTTAGCAGGCACTTCTACTACTGCGGAACTGGTTTCTACGCCTTGCTTATCGGCATTCCGGCACACCGACTGGCCTAGTAGCACTTTGCCACCCTGACTGATGAGCGAGAGATAGGCGTAGTCCAACCCCATCATGACCAAGCCGGTTTTTTCGCCTTCAAAGCGTGGCGTGAAGCTAACTTTAGTGGTAGCAGTAAACCGGTCGGCGGGCAGTTTCTGCAGCAGCAGATTCGGTACCTGCCAGAGGTTTTTGTAGCCCTCGGGCAGCGGGACCGAGTAGAGGCGCAGAAAGCCCTCGTTCCCGTTCAGAAACGACCACCCCACCTGCGGGTTAGCGTGCCATTGCCACTGTAGGCCTAGCGCGTTCGTACTGAACTCGTCGGAAGTGCTAGGGGTGGCCAGCGGCTGAGGTTTGCCGGGCACGGCGGGTTTGAGGTGGGTGAGCACCGGTTGGCCTTTGCCATCGCCATCGGGGTCTTCGCCAACCACGGGCCAGTCGTTTTTCCACGCCATCGGCTGCAGATGCACCACGCGGCCGTAGGGGCCCTGGTCCTGAAAATGCAGAAACCAATCCTGCTTGCCATCGGGTGTATCTACCCAGGCGCCTTGGTGCGGGCCGTTGATGGGGGTTTTGCCCTGGTCCATCACTACGCGGTCTTCGTAGGGGCCGAACACGTTTTTGGAGCGCAACACCACCTGCCAGCCCGTAGCTACACCGCCACCCGGCGCGAAAATGTAGTAGTAGCCGTGGCGCCTGTAGAACTTCGGGCCTTCGATGGTAGGATGCTTGTCGTGGCCATCGAACACCAGCACTTCATCCCCGAACAGGCCTAGGCCATCGGGGCGCATCCGGCTGACGGTCAGCACACTTTTGAAGCCAGCCCGGGAGCCCGCAAACCCGTGCACCAGGTAAGCCTGCCCGTCTTCATCCCAGAGCGGGCAGGGGTCAATCCAGCCTTTGGCCTCTTTGATACACACAGGCTCCGACCATGGCCCCGCCGGGTCCTTCGCTGTCGTCACGAAGATGCCCAAGTCTGGGTCGGGATAGTAGATATAGAACTGCTTGTTGTGGTAGCGGATAGCGGGTGCCCACACGCCGTTGCCGTGCTGCGGCACTGCGTAGCGCGCCGCAGGAGGCTGCTGCGTAAACACCGCCCCGATTATCGTCCAGTTGACTAAATCCCGGGAGTGCAACACCTGTAGGCCAGGTACGGCATTGAAACTCGACGAAGTGAGGTAGTAATCGTTGCCTACCCGCACCACATCGGGGTCCGAGTAATCGGCGTAGAGCACCGGGTTCTTGTACATCCCGTTGCCCAGGTCAGGAACCCACACCTTTGAAATTGATGATTGAGCCGCCAGCGGAAGCGGCTGTAGGCCAGTCAACACCAAGAGTAGCAGTAGGGAGAAACGAAGCATAAGCTTGGATAAGGAACGGATAGGCAAGTAAGTTTTCGTTAGGCCACCTTGCTAAGTAGAGATGGGCTAAGTGGCCTACTGCTAGGGCTGAGCAGGATTCCAGTTTCGGAAGACGTTTTCCAACGTGTATTCCTGGGCTTGCTGGGCGGTGAGTTGCCTTGACCACGGCACGCGCTGTTTGGGCTGAAATCCTTTACCCCGGTTCTGATACTCGGCGTAACGGGCGGTTTGCTTGTTGCTCTCCTTCTCCCAATGGTCCCAGCCTTCGGGCTTGATTTGCTCGCCTAGCTCACACTGCAAAAACACGGTTTTGGCGTAGGGTCGCCAGGGCCGGCCCAACACGAAGCTGCCGGCCGGAGCATCACCTATGATTTTGCAGTTCCGGAAAACATAACCGTAACGGGTGCTGTCGGGCGTAGAGGCGGCCGTCACGTAGCCGCCGCCCTTTTTGCAGAAGATGGTGCAGCCTTCAAACCAAGCCGTGCTGGAGCCGAAAATAAAATCAACAGTGCCCTCGATGTAGCAGTCCTGGTAGTACTGGCGGCTGCCGTAGCCGTAGGTATAAAGTGTATCCTGGAAGCCCAGGAAGCGGCAGTTTTTAAAGCGGGCTTTGTCGCCGGCCACCCACACGGCCACCGCCTGGCCTACGGGCCCGGAGGAGTTCTGAAACGTAATGTTTTCGGCCGCAAAATCACTGCCGTAGATGTAAATGCTGGAGGAGCCTGAGGTGCCCTTGTCTTCGCCGAAGATGTTCTTCTTCTGGTTATAGTCGTCGTAGGTGAGGATAGTGTTTTTCAGGTCCTCCCCTATCAGCTTCACCAGGTTCTTGGAACCGGCCAGAATCAGCTTTTCCTTGTAGGTGCCTTTCTTGATGAAAATAGTGGTGACTTTCTTGCGAAAATCGGGCACGGCATTGAAGGCTTCCTGCACCGTTTTGTAGTTGCCGCTGCCATCCTGCGCTACCACGAAATCGTAGGCCAGGGCGTGGCCGATCAGCAGCCAGCTCAGCACCAGCCACGCGAATAGTTTTTTCATGCTTTGGATGATTGGCTTCTGCCCAAAAACAGGAGCAGCTTATCGACTACAACAGGCAAGCAAAACGGCCGGTCTTCTACAGGTAGAGAGCCGGCCGCAAGCCTTATTTCAGGTCGTGAATGCTCACGGCATCCATATCCGTGTATTCCAGGTTTTCGCCGGCCATTCCCCAGATGAAGGTGTAGTTGCTGGTGCCACAGCCCGTATGAATCGACCACGGCGGCGACAGGATAGCCTGCTCGTTGCTTACCCACAGGGGGCGCGTTTCGTCGGGTTGGCCCATCATGTGCAGCACACGCTGGTTTTCGGGTAGGTTGAAGTACAGGTAGGCTTCCATCCGCCGGTCGTGCACGTGCGAGGGCATGGTGTTCCAGACGCTGCCGGACTTGAGTTGCGTAAGACCCATCACCAACTGGCAGCTTTGCAGCCCTTGCAGGTAAATGTACTTGTAGATGGTGCGCTCATTGGCCGTTTCGGGCGCACCCATTTGCACGGGCGTGGCCTCAGCCTGCGTCATGCGCGTGGTGGGGTATACTTTATGCGCCGGAGCGGAGAGCAGGTAAAACTTAGCCGGACTGGCCGCGTCGGCGCTGGCAAACACTACTTCCTTCGACTCTTTCCCCACATACAGGCAGTCCTGCTCGCCTAGCTCGTAGGCCACTCCATCTACCGTAACGGTGCCTGCTTGGCCAATATTGAGGATGCCCAGCTCGCGGCGCTGCAGGAAATACTCGGCCTTGAGGTCCTCCGGATTCGGCAGCGAAATAGCCGTCGTGGCAGGCACAGCTCCTCCCACAATCATACGGTCATAATGAGTGTATACCAGTTCCAGCGAATCAACCACAAAAAGCGTTTCGATCAGGAAGTTTTCCCGCAATTGAGCAGTATTCAGGCCCGCCGTTTCGCGTGGGCTAATAGCATATCGTTGGGTCATGAGGGGGTGTAGTTGTGAGGTGATGAAATGGCAAGTAGGTGAAGTTGTATAACGGTGAGTTTGACGTTGCGGTAGCGCAGACTGCGCACGTGTAGCGGTGTAGGCCACTAGAACTTCAAACTCCCTCTTTCATAACTTCCTCCTCTCACTTTTAGCGGCCCATCCAGCCGCCATCAACGGTTAGTATGGTGCCGTGCACGTAATCGGCGGCGGCAGAAGCCAGGAATACGGTGGGGCCTTTGAAGTCGTCGGGGATGCCCCAGCGGCCGGCTGGGATGCGGCCAAGGATGCTTTGGGAGCGGTTGGGGTCGTTGCGCAGCGCTTCGGTATTATCGGTGGCAATGTAGCCTGGCGCTATGGCATTCACATTCACGCCACGGCCGGCCCATTCGTTGGCTAGGGCCTTTACAAGACTCCCGATGGCGCCTTTGCTGGCAGCATAACCGGGCACATTGATGCCGCCCTGGAACGTGAGCAGCGAGGCCGTGAAGATTATCTTACCCGAGCCATGCTGCAGCATCTGGCCACCAATGGCGCGCGCAATGCGGAAGGGAGCATCCAGATTGATGGCCAGCACTTCATCCCAAAGGGCGTCTTCGTGCTCGGCGGCCGGAGCCCGCTTGATGGTGCCGGCGTTATTAATCAGAATATCAATGCGCGGGAAGTCCTGCTGCACCTGGCCTAGAAAGGCGTCAACAGCGGCCCGCTGGCTGAAATCGGCCTGGTAAGCATGAAACTGACGGCCTAGCGCGTGCACCTGTTGTTCGGTTTCGCTGCCGCTCAGGGCCAGGGAAGAGGATACACCAATGATGTCGGCGCCGGCTTCTGCTAGGCCAATTGCCATGGCCTGGCCAATGCCGCGGTTGCAGCCGGTAACCAGCGCTACTTTTCCTGTCAGATCAAACCCGGAAGTATTCGTCATATAGAGCGGAGCAATTGTAAACTTTTCGGAGAATACCGGTGTACTTTTAGAACGGCCACGGCTAAGTAGGCCTGTTAAGGTTAAAAGATGTAGCTGCCGAAAGGAAGCAGCCTCGGTTTTTTATTCCTGCAATCGTTATCGGGAACGTTGCCAATCGTTGCTTCGGGCAGCAGCTACGCTTCCCTTACGCCAAAAGTGCTCAGCTATTTCTATTTTCAAGCCCCAATTTCACGGATAGCCCTGCTTTCCGTTCTTGGATTTACCGAAGCCGCTCCTCCTACCTCACGCCACCTTACCCCGTCTCCGCTGTGG
Proteins encoded in this window:
- a CDS encoding glycoside hydrolase family 43 protein, which produces MLRFSLLLLLVLTGLQPLPLAAQSSISKVWVPDLGNGMYKNPVLYADYSDPDVVRVGNDYYLTSSSFNAVPGLQVLHSRDLVNWTIIGAVFTQQPPAARYAVPQHGNGVWAPAIRYHNKQFYIYYPDPDLGIFVTTAKDPAGPWSEPVCIKEAKGWIDPCPLWDEDGQAYLVHGFAGSRAGFKSVLTVSRMRPDGLGLFGDEVLVFDGHDKHPTIEGPKFYRRHGYYYIFAPGGGVATGWQVVLRSKNVFGPYEDRVVMDQGKTPINGPHQGAWVDTPDGKQDWFLHFQDQGPYGRVVHLQPMAWKNDWPVVGEDPDGDGKGQPVLTHLKPAVPGKPQPLATPSTSDEFSTNALGLQWQWHANPQVGWSFLNGNEGFLRLYSVPLPEGYKNLWQVPNLLLQKLPADRFTATTKVSFTPRFEGEKTGLVMMGLDYAYLSLISQGGKVLLGQSVCRNADKQGVETSSAVVEVPAKQPVYLRVQVLPGANCQFSYSLDGEKFQPLGPEFTAREGKWIGAKVGLFCTRASQTNDAGAADFDWFRIE
- a CDS encoding pectinesterase family protein, coding for MKKLFAWLVLSWLLIGHALAYDFVVAQDGSGNYKTVQEAFNAVPDFRKKVTTIFIKKGTYKEKLILAGSKNLVKLIGEDLKNTILTYDDYNQKKNIFGEDKGTSGSSSIYIYGSDFAAENITFQNSSGPVGQAVAVWVAGDKARFKNCRFLGFQDTLYTYGYGSRQYYQDCYIEGTVDFIFGSSTAWFEGCTIFCKKGGGYVTAASTPDSTRYGYVFRNCKIIGDAPAGSFVLGRPWRPYAKTVFLQCELGEQIKPEGWDHWEKESNKQTARYAEYQNRGKGFQPKQRVPWSRQLTAQQAQEYTLENVFRNWNPAQP
- the kduI gene encoding 5-dehydro-4-deoxy-D-glucuronate isomerase; this translates as MTQRYAISPRETAGLNTAQLRENFLIETLFVVDSLELVYTHYDRMIVGGAVPATTAISLPNPEDLKAEYFLQRRELGILNIGQAGTVTVDGVAYELGEQDCLYVGKESKEVVFASADAASPAKFYLLSAPAHKVYPTTRMTQAEATPVQMGAPETANERTIYKYIYLQGLQSCQLVMGLTQLKSGSVWNTMPSHVHDRRMEAYLYFNLPENQRVLHMMGQPDETRPLWVSNEQAILSPPWSIHTGCGTSNYTFIWGMAGENLEYTDMDAVSIHDLK
- a CDS encoding SDR family NAD(P)-dependent oxidoreductase, whose amino-acid sequence is MTNTSGFDLTGKVALVTGCNRGIGQAMAIGLAEAGADIIGVSSSLALSGSETEQQVHALGRQFHAYQADFSQRAAVDAFLGQVQQDFPRIDILINNAGTIKRAPAAEHEDALWDEVLAINLDAPFRIARAIGGQMLQHGSGKIIFTASLLTFQGGINVPGYAASKGAIGSLVKALANEWAGRGVNVNAIAPGYIATDNTEALRNDPNRSQSILGRIPAGRWGIPDDFKGPTVFLASAAADYVHGTILTVDGGWMGR